The Mycobacterium sp. EPa45 genomic interval CGACCTGGCTGATGCCGACGGGCTCAGTTGACGTGGATCGCCAGTGCGGGACACATCGCGGCCGCTCGTAGCGCCCGCTCCCGCTCGGACTCGGGCGGATCGGCGTTGAGCACGACGATCTGCTCGGCGCCGTCAGGCAGGTCGAACAGCTCGGGTGCGGCCATCAGGCACTGCCCGTGGCCTTCACACAGGTTGTAATCGACGGTGATATGCATGATCGCAGTATCGGCGGCGATCGCAGC includes:
- a CDS encoding ferredoxin encodes the protein MHITVDYNLCEGHGQCLMAAPELFDLPDGAEQIVVLNADPPESERERALRAAAMCPALAIHVN